Proteins encoded together in one bacterium window:
- a CDS encoding Maf family protein: protein MTTAAPEAPLVLASASPRRQEMLCLAGIDFEVAVSDAEADVNAQGRPETVARAGARAKALDAAARLPGRLVVGADTVVAVGRHVLGKPADAEEARRMLARLSGRRHQVHTAFVLARDGEVVAEGCDTTAVTFHGLEAATIAAYVDSGDPLDKAGAYGVQSGGGALVAEVIGSYLNVVGLPLGRLLRALAECGRPLWLT from the coding sequence ATGACGACCGCGGCCCCGGAGGCGCCGCTGGTGCTGGCCTCGGCCTCACCGCGGCGGCAGGAAATGCTCTGCCTGGCGGGAATTGACTTCGAGGTCGCCGTGAGCGACGCCGAGGCCGACGTGAACGCGCAGGGCCGGCCGGAGACCGTGGCCCGGGCCGGCGCGCGGGCCAAGGCGCTGGACGCGGCGGCGCGCCTGCCGGGCCGACTGGTAGTGGGCGCCGACACGGTGGTGGCGGTCGGCAGGCACGTGCTGGGCAAGCCCGCCGATGCCGAGGAGGCGCGGCGGATGCTGGCGCGGCTGTCGGGGCGGCGGCACCAGGTGCACACGGCGTTTGTGCTGGCCCGCGACGGAGAGGTCGTGGCGGAGGGCTGTGACACGACCGCCGTCACTTTCCATGGGCTGGAGGCCGCGACCATCGCGGCCTATGTGGACTCCGGGGACCCGCTGGACAAGGCGGGGGCCTACGGTGTGCAGTCCGGCGGCGGAGCGCTGGTGGCCGAAGTGATCGGCTCGTATCTCAATGTGGTGGGGTTGCCCCTGGGACGACTACTCCGGGCCCTGGCCGAGTGCGGCCGGCCCCTCTGGTTGACATGA
- the kdsA gene encoding 3-deoxy-8-phosphooctulonate synthase, translating to MTPVSVGPITFGTGDLVLIAGPCLIEDLEATYDMACRVRDLAAAAGLPYVFKASYDKANRTSVTSARGPGWQAGLDLLAQVKARAGVLLLSDVHETGQVAAAAQVLDIIQIPAFLSRQTDLLVACGETGLPVNIKKGQFLAPDDMRHSIGKVQSTGNRRVMLTERGTTFGYHNLVVDMRGLAIMRGLGVPVVFDATHSVQLPGGAGGASGGQREFAAGLARAAAAMGIDGLFLEVHPEPDRAPCDGPNMIPFADLPALLAAVKAVHEVVQGLDTTS from the coding sequence ATGACACCAGTTTCAGTCGGCCCCATCACCTTCGGCACTGGTGACCTGGTCCTCATCGCCGGGCCCTGCCTGATCGAGGACCTGGAGGCCACCTACGACATGGCCTGCCGGGTGCGCGACCTCGCGGCCGCGGCCGGGCTGCCGTATGTGTTCAAGGCCTCCTACGACAAGGCCAACCGGACCTCCGTGACCTCGGCCCGCGGGCCGGGCTGGCAGGCGGGGCTGGACCTGCTGGCGCAGGTCAAGGCGCGCGCCGGCGTGCTGCTGCTGTCCGATGTCCATGAGACCGGACAGGTCGCGGCGGCCGCGCAGGTGCTGGACATCATCCAGATCCCGGCCTTCCTGTCGCGCCAGACCGACCTGCTGGTCGCGTGCGGCGAGACCGGGCTGCCGGTCAACATCAAGAAGGGCCAGTTCCTGGCCCCCGACGACATGAGGCACTCGATCGGCAAGGTGCAGTCTACCGGCAACCGACGGGTCATGCTCACCGAGCGCGGGACGACCTTCGGCTACCACAACCTGGTGGTGGACATGCGCGGGCTGGCGATCATGCGCGGGCTGGGCGTGCCGGTGGTCTTCGATGCCACGCACAGCGTGCAGCTCCCCGGCGGAGCGGGCGGGGCCTCGGGCGGCCAGCGTGAGTTCGCCGCAGGCCTGGCGCGGGCGGCGGCGGCCATGGGCATTGACGGGCTGTTCCTGGAAGTGCACCCCGAGCCGGACCGGGCGCCGTGCGACGGCCCCAACATGATCCCCTTCGCCGACCTGCCGGCGCTGCTGGCGGCGGTGAAGGCGGTGCATGAGGTCGTGCAGGGGCTAGACACGACGAGTTAG
- a CDS encoding toll/interleukin-1 receptor domain-containing protein, with the protein MVGKLLGVVAADADRRGDVQVRDVLLNSEAEVMADTDFYEENWEQHHGHSIRLLVPPGIYMAVGLEQLDSLEQTIRERVNHVLRIRGEYIAAVELEITESPLAAGVLAPRPRDQDADLWGEEPEFVRMFVSHKADDRAAVTDLKDSCVRLGIYCFVAHRDIAPTAEWQGEILRALLSMDMLAAWLTLSFHDSDWTDQEVGAAIGRRVPVVPLKVGQDPYGLIGKYQALPAGNRSAAELSADIVSLSLGRLTPVCTKMQTALVRRFESADDYYHANELIKILDTIQAVSPDLVQRLETAPAGNAGVARAFDVQRRLPRLVARLRGKQP; encoded by the coding sequence ATGGTCGGCAAGCTGCTCGGAGTCGTCGCGGCAGATGCTGACCGCAGGGGCGACGTCCAGGTACGCGATGTGCTCCTCAACTCGGAAGCCGAGGTGATGGCGGACACCGATTTCTACGAGGAGAACTGGGAGCAACACCACGGTCACTCTATCCGGCTCCTCGTCCCGCCAGGGATCTACATGGCTGTGGGCCTGGAGCAACTGGACAGTCTCGAGCAGACGATTCGCGAGAGGGTCAACCACGTTCTGCGCATCAGGGGCGAGTACATCGCCGCAGTCGAGTTGGAGATCACGGAATCGCCTCTTGCCGCCGGCGTACTCGCTCCCCGACCTCGCGATCAAGATGCGGATCTCTGGGGAGAAGAGCCGGAGTTTGTCAGGATGTTTGTCAGCCACAAGGCTGATGACAGAGCCGCCGTGACTGACCTAAAGGACTCCTGCGTGCGTCTGGGCATATACTGCTTCGTCGCGCATCGTGACATTGCGCCTACCGCGGAATGGCAAGGCGAGATTCTTCGAGCACTGCTTAGCATGGACATGCTTGCGGCATGGCTCACGCTGTCATTCCATGATAGCGATTGGACGGACCAGGAGGTGGGGGCTGCGATCGGCCGCAGAGTTCCGGTCGTCCCGCTGAAGGTGGGGCAGGACCCGTACGGTCTGATCGGCAAGTACCAAGCCTTGCCCGCGGGCAACAGGAGTGCCGCCGAGCTGTCCGCGGACATTGTGTCCTTGTCTCTCGGCAGGCTGACTCCTGTGTGCACGAAGATGCAAACGGCGCTCGTGCGGCGGTTTGAGAGTGCGGACGACTACTACCACGCCAACGAGTTGATCAAGATACTGGATACCATCCAGGCTGTGTCGCCCGACCTTGTTCAGCGTCTGGAGACGGCCCCAGCCGGGAATGCTGGAGTGGCTCGCGCGTTCGATGTGCAGAGGCGGCTACCCAGGCTTGTTGCCCGTCTTCGTGGCAAGCAGCCGTAG
- the kdsB gene encoding 3-deoxy-manno-octulosonate cytidylyltransferase, whose product MAAPRIVGMIPARLASTRLPGKVLLDIGGKPMVQHVVERARQSRHLSEVLVATDSEQVRAAVESYGGRAVMTSADHASGTDRLAEVARQTECDLIVNLQGDEPLLRPDIIDAAIEPFLSEAGLRLGTIATPITALEEHLEPSAVKVVVDQRGFALYFSRCPIPYFRLDPGVTLDEAAPRVHPKSGLHPLKHIGLYVYTKETLLWMAALPRTPLEITESLEQLRALENGCPIRVVPVDYSPIGVDTPEDLERVRGMMAGE is encoded by the coding sequence ATGGCCGCACCCCGCATCGTCGGCATGATCCCGGCCCGCCTGGCCTCCACTCGTCTGCCCGGGAAGGTCCTGCTGGACATCGGCGGCAAGCCGATGGTCCAGCACGTGGTCGAGCGGGCCCGCCAGTCCCGACACCTGTCCGAGGTGCTCGTCGCCACGGACAGCGAACAGGTGCGGGCCGCCGTCGAGAGCTATGGCGGCCGCGCGGTGATGACCTCCGCCGACCACGCCTCCGGGACCGACCGGCTGGCCGAGGTCGCCCGGCAGACGGAGTGTGACCTGATCGTCAACCTGCAGGGCGACGAGCCCCTGCTGCGGCCGGACATCATTGACGCCGCCATCGAGCCGTTCCTGAGCGAGGCGGGCCTGCGGCTCGGCACGATCGCCACGCCGATCACTGCCCTGGAGGAACACCTCGAACCCTCGGCGGTCAAAGTAGTGGTAGACCAGCGGGGCTTCGCGCTATACTTCTCGCGGTGCCCGATTCCGTACTTCCGCCTCGACCCGGGCGTCACACTGGACGAGGCGGCGCCGCGCGTGCATCCCAAGTCGGGCCTGCACCCGCTCAAGCACATCGGGCTGTACGTGTACACCAAAGAGACGCTGCTGTGGATGGCGGCGCTGCCGCGGACGCCGCTGGAGATCACCGAGAGCCTCGAGCAGCTCCGGGCGCTGGAGAACGGCTGCCCGATCCGCGTGGTGCCGGTGGACTATTCGCCCATCGGCGTGGACACGCCGGAGGACCTGGAGCGGGTGCGGGGGATGATGGCCGGGGAGTAG
- the amrS gene encoding AmmeMemoRadiSam system radical SAM enzyme codes for MPEREALFYDMVGERADCRLCPWHCHIAPGKSGRCTVRHNVGGRLVTRNYAEVTSMALDPIEKKPLYHFRPGSLILSVGTFGCNLKCGFCQNWQISQERPPTQQLPPHEALALARRYADEGNIGLAYTYNEPFIWYEYVRETAPLIRDAGMCNVLVTNGLVEQEPLEELLPFVDAMNVDIKSMSERFYLEHCQGQALPARQTVERAFGRTHVEITNLIIPGENDSEAELRALVDWAASVSPELPIHFSAYHPDYHFQAPATPAATLQRAYDLAREQLKFVYVGNLWLAGTTDTVCPQCGRTLIVRRGMTGTVTGLDERGRCAACGSGANVRL; via the coding sequence GTGCCGGAACGGGAAGCGTTGTTCTATGACATGGTGGGAGAGCGGGCCGATTGCCGGCTCTGCCCCTGGCATTGCCACATCGCGCCGGGCAAGTCCGGCCGCTGCACGGTGCGCCACAACGTCGGGGGACGCCTGGTGACGCGCAACTACGCCGAAGTCACCTCGATGGCGCTGGACCCGATTGAGAAGAAGCCGCTGTACCACTTCCGTCCCGGTTCGCTGATTCTGTCGGTGGGCACCTTCGGCTGCAACCTCAAGTGCGGGTTCTGCCAGAACTGGCAGATCTCCCAGGAGCGGCCGCCGACGCAGCAACTGCCGCCCCACGAGGCGTTGGCGCTGGCCCGCCGGTATGCCGATGAGGGCAACATCGGCCTGGCCTATACATACAATGAGCCGTTCATCTGGTACGAGTACGTTCGCGAGACGGCGCCGCTGATCCGGGACGCCGGGATGTGCAATGTGCTGGTGACCAACGGCCTCGTCGAGCAGGAGCCGCTGGAGGAGCTGCTGCCGTTCGTTGACGCCATGAATGTGGACATCAAGTCCATGAGCGAGCGGTTCTACCTGGAGCACTGCCAGGGGCAAGCCCTGCCGGCCCGGCAGACCGTCGAGCGGGCCTTTGGCCGGACGCATGTGGAGATCACCAATCTGATCATCCCGGGCGAGAACGACTCCGAGGCGGAGTTGCGGGCCCTGGTGGACTGGGCGGCCTCGGTGTCGCCGGAGCTGCCCATTCACTTCTCGGCGTACCATCCCGACTACCACTTTCAGGCGCCGGCGACGCCGGCCGCGACGCTGCAACGGGCGTACGACCTGGCGCGCGAGCAGCTCAAGTTCGTGTACGTGGGGAACTTGTGGCTGGCGGGTACGACTGATACAGTGTGCCCCCAGTGCGGCCGGACGCTGATTGTGCGCCGGGGCATGACAGGCACCGTCACGGGCCTGGATGAACGAGGCAGGTGCGCCGCCTGTGGATCGGGCGCCAATGTTCGACTCTAG
- a CDS encoding insulinase family protein, which yields MSRTVLDNGLVVLHRENPGSLTLAVGCYLRLSALMETADTAGWRNLLQQALLDLQDASGRRLEERVADAGAQIRLQTSPDYTEALFQGTAEQLPTLLGYVREILSDTPLDAQSLNRRRQEELRDISGRRDSPQTLAEDMALKALFGGSPCGWPPTGSFAVGTMRLDRLQSLRRLHHAPNRAVVAISGPMGWDEARGEAQATLGGLLPRPILPEPSAPVVTRRAGVLRYTPWEGDNAVIVAAAPCPGPSHAEFGAAAVLSAVLGSGEGSRLFAALRQARGLTYTVRTDLAPSRICGMVQIMVACEPKQAPEVFRIMRAEMAGLSSRPPSEAEVHRAVAYLTGSYLLGRQRNAEIAHYLGMFEALMPGQGARTDLVAVFDQVTVAQVETATRWLQDRNIWVQVGGKPL from the coding sequence GTGAGCCGTACCGTTCTGGACAATGGTCTGGTCGTCCTGCACCGTGAGAACCCCGGGAGCCTGACCCTGGCCGTCGGCTGCTATCTGCGCCTCAGCGCGCTGATGGAAACGGCGGACACCGCCGGGTGGCGGAACCTGCTGCAACAGGCTCTGCTCGACCTGCAGGACGCCAGCGGACGACGGCTGGAGGAGCGGGTCGCGGACGCCGGCGCGCAGATCCGCCTGCAGACCTCGCCCGACTACACCGAGGCCCTGTTCCAGGGCACGGCTGAGCAGTTGCCGACGCTGCTGGGCTACGTGCGGGAGATACTGTCGGACACCCCTCTGGACGCCCAGAGCCTCAACCGGCGGCGTCAGGAGGAACTACGGGACATATCCGGCCGGCGGGACTCACCGCAGACGCTGGCCGAGGACATGGCGCTGAAGGCCCTGTTCGGCGGGAGCCCCTGCGGGTGGCCCCCGACCGGCAGTTTCGCCGTGGGGACGATGCGGCTCGACCGCCTGCAATCGCTGCGGCGCCTGCACCACGCGCCCAACCGGGCCGTGGTCGCGATCAGCGGCCCGATGGGATGGGACGAGGCGCGGGGAGAGGCCCAGGCGACGCTGGGGGGGCTGCTGCCGCGGCCGATCCTGCCCGAGCCGTCGGCACCCGTCGTGACGCGCCGGGCCGGCGTGCTGCGCTACACGCCGTGGGAAGGTGACAACGCCGTCATCGTCGCGGCGGCGCCCTGCCCTGGCCCCAGCCATGCTGAGTTCGGCGCGGCTGCCGTCCTGAGCGCCGTCCTGGGGTCCGGTGAGGGGTCGCGGCTGTTTGCCGCGCTGCGGCAAGCGCGTGGCCTGACGTACACGGTCCGCACCGATCTGGCCCCCTCCCGCATCTGTGGGATGGTCCAGATCATGGTCGCCTGTGAACCCAAACAGGCCCCCGAAGTGTTTCGTATCATGCGGGCGGAGATGGCGGGCCTGTCGTCCCGGCCGCCGTCCGAGGCCGAAGTCCACCGTGCCGTGGCGTACCTGACGGGCAGCTACCTGCTGGGCCGGCAACGCAACGCTGAGATCGCCCACTACCTGGGGATGTTCGAGGCGCTCATGCCCGGGCAGGGCGCCCGGACCGACCTGGTAGCGGTGTTCGATCAGGTGACCGTGGCGCAGGTGGAGACAGCCACGCGATGGCTGCAGGACCGCAACATCTGGGTCCAGGTCGGCGGCAAGCCGCTCTAG
- a CDS encoding tetratricopeptide repeat protein, with protein sequence MARGRSLIHTTFLCLTFCLLSPALWAQLDDFNSAVKQYDEGQYEEAAKAFEATTAAQPDFESGWYYLGLARLKLTDYEGALAAFQKAVDLAPTRPGTRLMVGQIYESQKAYAEAIKVYQDELRYRRGKDVLPVMTALGRALYYSGRYNDAVTTLDRVVTEDIHYVEALYYLALSHASLKNHTQAIKYYDRAGTTLDEWSGLVTRLSRLRQLQTKGGITPAQQREIGSVEEQLAQDYGRAQDFGTVLGLWPTLNKARGNSLLAMKEWSAARTAYRQALDKTKRGSPSDADAYTLVALASLEQGKSVFLDNSLLFEMIDILKDAEKQAKEAIKKNAAFPPGHNALGEIYLFQAKTYTTKPELKITSHTFEDAIKEFQEALKTDPNYVRAMRNTAECLLLSGKAEEARDQLNKALTLEPKRDDLHAQMAEVLLALEQPDEAATEAQNALAINKTNVAALNAAGMVYMYYRDDLGEATEYFSRAVAADPRRWEGYVNLGLAFYQMESWYRARREFRNALDRIPTATIANTAQRQAFLYYLVARTYHATGMYAQEIEALNEALGRWPSHLDTLRQLAQAYEAQQKYRAAQQVLEDALKYSSGPQEDADINVQLGQMLEKEGRPHEAIAAYSAALKADPNALSAKEGLERLQAAQ encoded by the coding sequence ATGGCGAGGGGCCGAAGCCTGATCCATACCACCTTCCTGTGTCTGACCTTCTGCCTGTTGTCTCCAGCGCTGTGGGCCCAACTTGATGACTTCAACAGCGCCGTGAAGCAGTACGACGAGGGTCAGTACGAGGAGGCCGCCAAGGCCTTCGAGGCGACCACGGCAGCGCAGCCGGACTTCGAGTCCGGCTGGTACTACCTGGGACTGGCGCGCCTCAAACTCACCGACTACGAGGGCGCGCTGGCCGCCTTCCAGAAGGCGGTGGACCTGGCCCCCACCCGGCCCGGTACGCGCCTGATGGTCGGGCAGATCTACGAGAGCCAGAAGGCCTACGCCGAGGCCATCAAGGTCTACCAGGACGAGCTGCGCTACCGGCGTGGCAAAGACGTCCTCCCCGTCATGACCGCCCTGGGCCGGGCGCTGTATTACTCCGGCCGCTACAACGACGCGGTCACCACCCTCGACCGCGTCGTCACTGAAGACATCCACTATGTCGAGGCGCTCTACTACCTGGCGCTGAGCCATGCCTCACTGAAGAACCACACCCAGGCGATCAAGTACTACGACCGCGCGGGCACGACGCTGGACGAGTGGAGCGGCCTGGTGACGCGCCTGTCGCGCCTGCGGCAGTTGCAGACCAAGGGCGGCATCACCCCGGCCCAGCAGCGCGAGATCGGCTCGGTCGAAGAGCAGCTGGCGCAGGACTACGGGCGGGCCCAGGACTTCGGCACCGTCCTGGGGCTGTGGCCCACCCTCAACAAGGCACGCGGCAACAGCCTGCTGGCGATGAAGGAATGGTCAGCCGCCCGGACGGCCTACCGCCAGGCTCTCGACAAGACGAAGCGGGGCTCCCCCTCTGACGCCGACGCGTATACGCTGGTAGCCCTGGCCTCTCTGGAACAGGGCAAGAGCGTCTTCCTGGACAACAGCCTGCTCTTCGAGATGATTGACATCCTCAAGGATGCCGAGAAGCAGGCCAAGGAGGCCATCAAGAAGAACGCGGCCTTCCCCCCGGGGCATAACGCGCTGGGTGAGATCTACCTGTTCCAGGCCAAGACCTACACGACCAAGCCCGAGTTGAAGATCACCTCCCACACCTTCGAGGACGCCATCAAGGAGTTCCAGGAGGCGCTCAAGACCGACCCCAACTACGTGCGGGCCATGCGCAACACGGCCGAATGCCTGCTGCTGTCAGGCAAGGCCGAGGAGGCGCGCGACCAACTCAACAAGGCCCTGACCCTGGAGCCCAAGCGCGACGATCTGCACGCCCAGATGGCCGAGGTGCTCCTGGCTCTGGAGCAACCGGACGAAGCCGCCACCGAGGCGCAGAACGCCCTGGCCATCAACAAGACCAATGTCGCGGCGCTCAACGCCGCCGGCATGGTCTACATGTACTACCGTGACGATCTGGGCGAGGCCACCGAGTACTTCAGCCGCGCCGTGGCCGCCGACCCCCGCCGGTGGGAAGGCTACGTGAACCTGGGGCTTGCCTTCTACCAGATGGAGTCCTGGTACCGCGCCCGGCGCGAGTTCCGCAACGCCCTGGACCGCATCCCCACGGCGACGATCGCCAACACCGCCCAACGGCAGGCCTTCCTGTACTACCTGGTCGCGCGCACCTACCACGCCACCGGGATGTACGCCCAGGAGATCGAGGCGCTCAACGAGGCTCTGGGGCGGTGGCCGTCGCACCTGGATACCCTCCGGCAACTGGCGCAGGCGTACGAGGCGCAGCAGAAGTACCGCGCCGCCCAGCAGGTGCTGGAAGATGCCCTGAAGTACTCCTCGGGGCCGCAGGAGGACGCGGACATCAACGTCCAACTCGGTCAGATGCTGGAGAAGGAGGGACGCCCGCACGAGGCCATCGCGGCCTATAGCGCGGCTCTGAAGGCCGACCCGAATGCGCTGTCGGCGAAGGAGGGTCTGGAGCGGCTACAGGCAGCCCAGTAG
- a CDS encoding rod shape-determining protein — MQWFAHFAPDLGIDLGTANTLVHVNGRGILLREPSVVAVDTVTNQVLAVGEDAKRMVGRTPARIAAVRPLRNGVIADFDVTEAMLRHFIRKIQPQRWFAHPRMVVGVPSGITEVERRAVEDAARQAGAFECEIIDEPMAAAIGAGLPVADPVGNMIVDIGGGTTEIAVISLGGICTQRSMRIAGEEIDEAIALYIRREFNLYVGEATAEWIKIRIGSAFPRQEEEQVEVRGKDLLSGLPRSVVISSGEIREAIHATVNAIVEMVKETLDATAPELAADVMNRGIVLAGGGALLQGLDQLISAETDIPVYVAEDPLTCVALGAAHYLEELRDVSTRVSR; from the coding sequence ATGCAGTGGTTCGCCCACTTCGCGCCCGACCTGGGCATCGACCTGGGCACCGCCAATACCCTCGTCCACGTGAACGGACGGGGCATTCTGCTGCGCGAGCCCTCGGTGGTGGCCGTGGACACGGTCACCAACCAGGTGCTGGCGGTGGGCGAGGATGCCAAGCGGATGGTGGGCCGGACGCCGGCGCGCATCGCTGCCGTGCGGCCGCTGCGCAACGGCGTCATCGCCGACTTCGACGTGACCGAGGCCATGCTGCGGCATTTCATCCGCAAGATCCAGCCCCAGCGCTGGTTCGCGCACCCGCGCATGGTGGTGGGGGTGCCCTCGGGCATCACGGAGGTCGAGCGGCGCGCGGTCGAGGACGCGGCGCGGCAGGCCGGGGCGTTCGAGTGCGAGATCATTGACGAGCCGATGGCCGCGGCCATCGGCGCCGGCTTGCCGGTGGCCGACCCGGTCGGCAACATGATCGTGGACATCGGCGGCGGCACCACCGAGATCGCCGTCATCTCCCTGGGCGGCATCTGCACCCAGCGGTCCATGCGCATCGCCGGCGAGGAGATTGACGAAGCCATCGCCCTGTACATCCGCCGCGAGTTCAACCTCTATGTGGGCGAGGCGACGGCCGAGTGGATCAAGATCCGCATCGGCTCGGCGTTCCCGCGCCAGGAGGAGGAGCAGGTCGAGGTGCGGGGTAAGGACCTGCTGAGCGGCCTGCCGCGCAGCGTGGTCATCAGCTCGGGGGAGATCCGTGAGGCCATCCACGCGACGGTCAACGCCATCGTGGAGATGGTCAAGGAGACGCTGGACGCTACCGCGCCGGAGCTGGCGGCTGACGTGATGAACCGCGGCATTGTCCTGGCCGGCGGCGGCGCCCTGCTCCAGGGCCTCGACCAGCTCATCAGCGCCGAGACCGACATCCCCGTCTACGTCGCCGAGGACCCCCTGACCTGCGTGGCCCTGGGCGCGGCGCACTACCTTGAGGAACTGCGGGATGTGAGCACCCGCGTGTCGCGCTAG
- a CDS encoding nucleotidyltransferase domain-containing protein, with protein sequence MIDLIRDNLDRIRELCEQHHVQRLEVFGSAADGRFREGESDVDFVVEFENVAPLVRGEAYLGLLFALEGLLGLKVDLVSARPPGEGNPYFWRSVERHREVIYDRAGERLPVATWQ encoded by the coding sequence ATGATTGACCTGATCCGAGACAACCTGGACCGGATACGCGAGCTGTGCGAGCAGCACCACGTGCAGCGCCTGGAGGTGTTCGGCTCGGCCGCTGACGGGCGCTTCCGGGAAGGCGAGAGCGATGTGGATTTCGTCGTGGAGTTCGAGAATGTCGCCCCGCTCGTGCGAGGCGAAGCCTATCTCGGCCTCCTGTTCGCGCTGGAGGGGCTGCTGGGTCTCAAAGTGGATCTGGTCAGCGCCAGGCCCCCCGGCGAGGGGAACCCGTACTTCTGGCGAAGCGTCGAGCGACATCGGGAGGTCATCTATGACCGAGCAGGTGAGAGACTACCTGTTGCCACTTGGCAGTAG
- the mreC gene encoding rod shape-determining protein MreC produces the protein MLRRPRSAPATRQLILFIALALVLTVWQHRARSHAGGGSSASAPERLVVALSWPLQRGLAFLGARLQSFGSGLGQYRRLAEENRRLRAENEELAAQKLRLVDADIENRHLRKLLGLAEQSTPSPFVARVVTVNYGLSRKRLTIRSEDRRPIEVGNIVRTELGLVGRVTEVEGDRAYVFPLIDAEHAVAAVIQRPPRDQGMVHVAARPEYVPDLLVMDKLMGRANLREGDVVLTSGMGEVYPPGIPIGTIVRLRRSSAGSMDVTAIIRPFVDFDHLSYVLVERHGG, from the coding sequence ATGCTACGAAGACCACGCTCGGCCCCCGCGACACGCCAGCTGATCCTGTTCATCGCGCTGGCGCTCGTCCTGACCGTATGGCAGCATCGGGCCCGCAGCCACGCCGGCGGCGGCTCGTCGGCCAGCGCGCCCGAACGCCTCGTGGTAGCCCTCTCCTGGCCGCTGCAGCGGGGCCTCGCCTTCCTGGGGGCCAGGCTGCAGAGCTTCGGCTCGGGCCTGGGTCAGTACCGCCGACTGGCCGAGGAGAACCGCCGCCTGCGGGCCGAGAACGAGGAGCTGGCCGCCCAGAAGCTCCGGCTGGTAGATGCGGACATCGAGAACCGCCACCTGCGCAAGCTCCTGGGCCTCGCCGAGCAAAGCACTCCCAGCCCGTTCGTGGCCCGCGTCGTGACCGTCAACTACGGCTTGAGCCGCAAGCGCCTGACGATCCGCTCCGAGGATCGCCGGCCCATCGAGGTCGGCAACATCGTCCGCACTGAACTGGGGCTGGTGGGGCGCGTGACCGAGGTGGAGGGCGACCGCGCGTATGTCTTCCCGCTGATTGACGCCGAGCACGCGGTGGCGGCGGTCATCCAGCGCCCGCCGCGCGACCAGGGCATGGTGCACGTCGCTGCCCGGCCCGAGTACGTGCCCGACCTGCTCGTGATGGACAAGCTAATGGGCCGCGCCAACCTGCGCGAAGGGGACGTCGTGCTCACCTCCGGCATGGGCGAGGTCTACCCGCCGGGGATCCCCATCGGCACGATCGTGCGGCTGCGGCGTTCGTCGGCCGGCAGCATGGACGTGACGGCCATCATCCGCCCGTTCGTGGACTTCGATCACCTCTCGTACGTGCTGGTGGAACGCCATGGCGGTTAG
- a CDS encoding KpsF/GutQ family sugar-phosphate isomerase: MSDDTILNQAVETLSVEQAAIAAAAARLGDDFLTASKLLLECEGRAIVCGIGKSGAVGRKIASTLASTGTPAFFVHPAEAMHGDLGMICDGDVVIMLSNSGETEEILDILPAVKRRKVKLIAICGDEESTLAHSADAVLDARCEREACPLGLAPTASAIVALALGDALAMSVMAARGFTAEDYASTHPGGLLGRRLLLRLSNVMRTGEDNPTVSPEATVMEALLTMSTAPVRGVVTIVNGDGMLRGLFTDGDFRQLMRKADNPGQVMGRPIREVMTTRPTVAHPDMLAAEALRLMEEREFDNLPVVDEDGRAIGMVDIQDLMKLRVI; encoded by the coding sequence ATGTCAGACGACACCATTCTCAATCAGGCCGTGGAGACTCTGTCGGTCGAGCAAGCCGCCATCGCGGCCGCTGCCGCCCGTCTGGGCGACGATTTCCTCACCGCCTCCAAGCTACTCTTGGAGTGCGAGGGCCGCGCCATTGTCTGCGGCATCGGCAAGTCGGGCGCCGTGGGGCGCAAGATCGCCAGCACGCTGGCCTCGACCGGCACCCCCGCCTTCTTCGTGCACCCGGCGGAGGCCATGCACGGCGACCTGGGCATGATCTGCGACGGCGATGTCGTCATCATGCTCTCCAACTCCGGCGAGACCGAGGAGATCCTCGACATCCTGCCGGCCGTCAAGCGCCGCAAGGTGAAGCTCATCGCCATCTGCGGGGATGAGGAGTCGACGCTCGCCCACAGCGCCGATGCGGTGCTCGACGCCCGCTGCGAGCGCGAGGCCTGCCCGCTGGGTCTGGCCCCGACGGCTTCGGCCATCGTGGCGCTGGCGCTGGGCGATGCCCTGGCGATGTCGGTCATGGCCGCCCGGGGCTTCACGGCCGAGGACTACGCCTCGACCCACCCGGGCGGGCTACTGGGCCGCCGCCTGCTGCTGCGCCTGTCCAACGTGATGCGCACCGGCGAGGACAACCCGACCGTATCGCCCGAGGCGACCGTCATGGAGGCGCTGCTGACGATGAGCACCGCCCCGGTGCGCGGGGTCGTGACCATCGTGAACGGGGATGGGATGCTGCGCGGGCTCTTCACCGACGGCGATTTCCGCCAGCTCATGCGCAAGGCCGACAACCCGGGCCAGGTCATGGGCCGCCCGATCCGCGAGGTCATGACCACCCGGCCGACGGTGGCCCATCCGGACATGCTGGCCGCCGAGGCCCTGCGCCTGATGGAGGAACGCGAGTTTGATAACCTGCCGGTGGTGGACGAAGACGGGCGCGCCATCGGCATGGTGGACATCCAGGACCTCATGAAGCTAAGGGTCATCTAG